Within the Nitrososphaerota archaeon genome, the region TCTTACTATATTTTCACCAACCCCTTTTATTGATAATAATTCTTCATAATTTCTTGGAGTATTTTCATGAAGTTTATTAAATAATTTCCAATTAATTATTCTTGGCATTATTCTAGGAGAGAAATTAATCTCTTTTTCATTACTTATCCAATTTGTTAATTTCATTTGATTTTGAATACTAGTTTCTGCGATTCTTTTTATTTTTGATGGTTTTTCTTTAAGTATATCTAATGATGCTTTTCTACTTTCGCTACTTTTCCTAGATGTCATATCGAGCACTTCATTTACTTTTTGTTTACTTATTATTCCTTGATGCGGCTCTTCTACAAAATTTTTCATTTTCTTTGAATACCAATGGTATCTTCTAGCAGTTTTCATTATTGGATTCATTGCTTGTTGAATTACAGCCCATGTTCCATTTTTAGAAATAATCATTAAATGATGATAAAGTTTAAAACCATCTTGTATAGCACAATTATCTACTTTTGCTGTCATTCTACTACAATACTTTAAATATTCTATTTTTTCTTCTGAAAAACCAAAAATTTCCTTTAAATTATTTAATTCTTCAGGTACTTTAAAAGCTAATAAACTTTTACCTCCTGCAATAAATATTCCATTTTCATAGCTTATAACTTCTTTTAAGATAGATGAAAAAATTGTAGTTGTTCCACTAGATATTTCTTCAAAACCAATTGCATATAAAAAGCAATCAAAACAAAAAGGATTTGAAACATTTTCTATAAATATTTCTTCATCATATTTTTCAAAAAATTTATAAGTAATTAATTTAATATTTCTTAATAAAGATTCATAATACCATTTAGCTGTTTTTCCATAATCGAGTTTTAATTCTCTTGATCCAATCTTCCACATTTTTTCCACTTTTTATGCTTCATAACAATTTTTTATTAGTCAGTTAAATTTGTTTAATTTATTAAACATTATTTTATTGTTCAATAAAGTTCACAAACTATTTTTATTGTTTATTTATGATTATTTTGAATATATTTTCTTTTTAAAATATAAAAATAGAGTTTATACTTTACTTTTTTAAATAAGAAAATATGATGTATTCCTATTTAAAATAAACTCATATTAATAGAAAATCTTATTTAAGCAAATGTACATTTCCTAATTTCACATTTTTTAATCCAGCTTCTCTTGCAATTTTTAAACATTTTAAAGCCATTTCTTTAGTTGTTATAGGTAAATCATTAAGTAAATATTGTGGATAAAATGCTAATAAAGTATATGGAATTTCTTGATTTATGCTTGCTATAAATTCTGCTATATTTTTTACTTCAATTTCATCTATGTATCCTGGAATTAAAAGTGTGCTTGCAGTTAATAAAGGAGGTTTTTCTCTTTCATTAAAAAATTTTCTTCCAATATTTTCAAAATTTTTTAATGATTGCTTATTGCTTACACCTGTCATTACAATATTTAATGCTTCATCCCAAAATTTTAAATCAAATTTTACAGTTCCACCTGTTTTAAGAGAAAATTCAGCAGCTAGATTTGCATATTTTTCATTCATATTTCCATTTGTTTCCCAACATATTTTAACTATTCTATTATTTTCTTCATTATTTTTAATTATTATTTCACTAGTTTTTAATGCATGAGGCATTTGAGTTGATGGATCGCCACCAAAAAAGCATACACATGAAACTTTTTCTGTAGCTTTTGAAGCAAGTTCTTCAGCTGAAAGAATTGGTTTTAAATTATTTGAAAGTATTCTAAAATGCCAATTTTGACAAAATAAACAATCAAAAGAGCAGCTTCCATAAAAAACTGCTAGATTATAATATCCTATATCCCCTTTTTCAGTATAGGCATATTTTGGATATCCTATGCCAGTACAAGCTGCACATACCCACCAAGCAACGCAATTTGTTGGAATAGGATCATAATACCATTCAAGAATTGCTTTTTCACTAGTACCAGCTAATCTAACTATTTTATTATCAATATTTTTAACTAAACCGCAAAAA harbors:
- a CDS encoding DUF763 domain-containing protein, with protein sequence MWKIGSRELKLDYGKTAKWYYESLLRNIKLITYKFFEKYDEEIFIENVSNPFCFDCFLYAIGFEEISSGTTTIFSSILKEVISYENGIFIAGGKSLLAFKVPEELNNLKEIFGFSEEKIEYLKYCSRMTAKVDNCAIQDGFKLYHHLMIISKNGTWAVIQQAMNPIMKTARRYHWYSKKMKNFVEEPHQGIISKQKVNEVLDMTSRKSSESRKASLDILKEKPSKIKRIAETSIQNQMKLTNWISNEKEINFSPRIMPRIINWKLFNKLHENTPRNYEELLSIKGVGENIVRLLALSAEILYEVHPSYEDPAFLEEEFYNCNGNGGKECVLLETINEIDHIFIKNSMLRRLERCNRACISS
- a CDS encoding radical SAM protein, which produces MNSCKICGNRNRLISNNLGICLKCIRENRENAIKISMEIHKKTRALFNLPPFPPKEENGKPCQGCGNNCLIPLNAKGFCGLVKNIDNKIVRLAGTSEKAILEWYYDPIPTNCVAWWVCAACTGIGYPKYAYTEKGDIGYYNLAVFYGSCSFDCLFCQNWHFRILSNNLKPILSAEELASKATEKVSCVCFFGGDPSTQMPHALKTSEIIIKNNEENNRIVKICWETNGNMNEKYANLAAEFSLKTGGTVKFDLKFWDEALNIVMTGVSNKQSLKNFENIGRKFFNEREKPPLLTASTLLIPGYIDEIEVKNIAEFIASINQEIPYTLLAFYPQYLLNDLPITTKEMALKCLKIAREAGLKNVKLGNVHLLK